A single Gemmatimonadota bacterium DNA region contains:
- a CDS encoding P-II family nitrogen regulator, whose translation MKLITAVIQPHKLDDVRAALGDIGIQGMTVTEARGFGRQRGHREVYRGAEYIVDFLPKAKLEIAINDDEVDRAIDAIEHAAKTGNVGDGKIFVTDLGQAVRIRTGETGPDAL comes from the coding sequence ATGAAACTCATCACAGCAGTCATCCAGCCCCACAAGCTGGACGATGTGCGCGCAGCACTCGGCGACATCGGCATCCAGGGCATGACCGTCACGGAAGCGCGCGGCTTTGGACGCCAAAGAGGACACCGAGAAGTCTATCGCGGTGCCGAATACATCGTCGATTTTCTGCCCAAAGCCAAGCTGGAGATCGCCATCAATGACGATGAAGTTGACCGCGCTATTGATGCGATAGAGCATGCAGCCAAAACCGGCAATGTAGGTGATGGGAAAATTTTTGTCACAGACTTGGGACAAGCAGTTCGCATTCGAACGGGCGAAACCGGACCCGACGCACTTTAG